From Candidatus Amoebophilus asiaticus 5a2, the proteins below share one genomic window:
- the rpoN gene encoding RNA polymerase factor sigma-54, with product MQKLRLTQKLTQKLTPQQIQLVKLLQIPSIDINARIQQELAENPVLEPANDNVEYLQEAEDNSAIDTMTVGYIDELPQKNYLTYRDYEAEERWLRKEASVPNRYSLQEQLLEQLEMLRLDEGQHKIGEYLIGSLETDGYIRRDLAALANDLLLTQYIQTNETEVETILKKIQTFDPPGIGARSLQECLLIQLNRQPSKPVRNMAIQILNQTFELFTKKHYSQIIKKLAIEDQELFKEALELIAKLNPKPGGTLGSDIQQNQILYPDFLVTKHNQQLEVRLNAYNTPELRLSRSYIHILETSQKLGKDKKKSPSLQAASSFVKQKAESAKWFIEALNQRKKTLLRTMQAIVQLQYDFFMEEDESKLKPMILKDVAKIIEMDISTVSRIVNNKSVQTQFGIYPLKFFFTEAISTTMGEDVSSKAVKQALLELIQQESKQQPYADEQLTAMLVDKGYHIARRTVAKYREQLNMPVARLRKEL from the coding sequence ATGCAAAAATTACGTTTAACCCAAAAACTTACTCAAAAGTTAACCCCTCAACAAATTCAATTAGTAAAGCTTTTACAAATTCCTTCCATAGATATTAATGCACGTATACAGCAAGAATTAGCAGAAAACCCTGTTTTAGAACCAGCTAATGATAATGTTGAGTATCTGCAAGAAGCTGAAGATAATTCTGCTATAGATACGATGACTGTTGGTTATATAGATGAGTTACCACAAAAAAACTACCTTACATATCGCGATTATGAGGCAGAAGAACGATGGCTCAGAAAGGAAGCTTCAGTTCCCAATAGATATTCTTTGCAAGAACAGCTATTAGAACAATTAGAAATGCTTCGTTTGGATGAAGGTCAACATAAGATTGGTGAATACCTTATTGGAAGTTTAGAAACAGATGGTTATATACGGCGTGATTTGGCAGCGCTTGCTAATGATCTTTTATTAACACAATATATTCAGACCAATGAAACAGAAGTAGAAACAATACTTAAAAAAATACAGACATTTGATCCTCCTGGAATCGGCGCTAGAAGCTTACAAGAATGCTTGCTTATTCAGCTAAATAGGCAACCATCTAAGCCTGTACGTAATATGGCTATTCAAATCTTAAATCAGACTTTTGAATTGTTTACCAAAAAACATTATTCCCAAATTATTAAAAAACTTGCCATAGAAGATCAGGAACTTTTTAAGGAAGCGTTAGAACTTATTGCAAAGCTAAATCCTAAACCAGGTGGAACATTAGGTTCAGATATTCAACAAAACCAGATTTTATATCCAGATTTTCTAGTCACTAAGCATAACCAACAATTGGAGGTACGGTTGAATGCTTATAATACACCTGAGCTTAGACTGAGCAGGAGCTATATACACATTTTAGAAACCTCTCAGAAACTAGGTAAAGACAAAAAAAAGAGTCCCAGCTTACAAGCAGCTTCTTCTTTTGTTAAACAAAAAGCAGAGTCAGCAAAGTGGTTTATAGAAGCATTGAACCAGCGTAAAAAGACGCTTTTGCGTACCATGCAGGCTATAGTACAGTTGCAATACGATTTTTTTATGGAAGAAGATGAAAGTAAGCTTAAACCGATGATATTAAAAGATGTAGCAAAAATTATTGAAATGGATATTTCTACAGTTTCTAGAATTGTTAATAATAAATCTGTGCAAACACAGTTTGGCATTTACCCTCTTAAATTCTTCTTTACTGAAGCTATCAGTACTACTATGGGAGAAGATGTAAGTAGTAAAGCTGTAAAACAAGCATTGCTAGAACTTATTCAACAAGAGAGCAAACAACAACCTTATGCAGATGAGCAACTTACTGCTATGCTTGTTGATAAGGGTTATCATATAGCACGTCGTACTGTAGCTAAATATAGGGAGCAGCTTAATATGCCTGTAGCTAGGTTAAGGAAAGAACTGTAG
- a CDS encoding Glu/Leu/Phe/Val family dehydrogenase, producing the protein MNYTLTNDDSPFESMLKHVNDASQIIGLDEKIYNVLQSPDKQVIVSLPIIMDDGTVQVFKGYRVIYSRLLGPSKGGIRYNSHVELDEVKALAAWMTWKCALVDLPFGGAKGGVECDPKQLSAGELERLTRSYTTAMLEVFGPDKDIPAPDMGTGPREMAWIMDTYNQAHGTITPAVVTGKPVAIGGSLGRVEATGRGIMVSTLAALQQLKINVKNATVAIQGFGNVGSYTAQLLQEKGAKIVAISDLSGAYYSANGIDIQQAIAHKAKYGRLTGLLGTKELPNQDLLTLAVDVLIPAASPNAITHENAHQVQAKLIVEGANGPLTAEADEIIHNHKNIMVIPDILANAGGVVVSYFEWVQNRQGTKWPIEKVYQKADYIIQDAYNRVYEASKKYQTSMRKAAYIVAVNKVAQAYQLRSTLKK; encoded by the coding sequence ATGAATTACACATTAACGAATGATGATAGTCCTTTTGAGTCTATGCTCAAACATGTCAATGATGCTTCACAAATCATTGGCTTAGATGAGAAAATTTATAATGTATTACAATCACCTGATAAGCAAGTTATTGTATCTTTGCCTATTATAATGGATGATGGTACGGTACAAGTCTTTAAAGGTTATAGAGTTATCTATTCAAGATTACTAGGTCCTTCTAAGGGCGGTATACGTTATAATTCTCATGTAGAATTAGATGAGGTAAAGGCATTAGCAGCATGGATGACTTGGAAGTGCGCGTTAGTTGATTTGCCTTTTGGTGGTGCCAAGGGTGGGGTTGAGTGCGATCCTAAGCAACTTTCAGCAGGTGAGCTAGAGCGCTTGACCAGGTCTTATACCACTGCTATGTTAGAAGTTTTTGGTCCTGATAAAGATATTCCTGCTCCTGATATGGGTACTGGACCTAGGGAAATGGCATGGATTATGGATACCTATAATCAAGCACATGGTACAATAACGCCTGCAGTTGTTACAGGTAAGCCTGTGGCCATAGGTGGTTCACTAGGTCGAGTAGAAGCTACAGGAAGAGGTATTATGGTAAGTACACTTGCTGCCTTACAGCAACTAAAGATAAATGTGAAAAATGCGACGGTTGCCATACAAGGTTTTGGTAATGTGGGTAGTTATACAGCTCAATTATTACAAGAAAAGGGTGCTAAAATTGTTGCTATTAGCGACCTCTCTGGTGCTTATTATAGTGCCAATGGTATTGATATACAACAAGCTATTGCACATAAAGCTAAATATGGAAGATTGACAGGTTTGCTAGGTACTAAAGAATTACCTAACCAAGATTTGTTAACCCTTGCTGTAGATGTACTAATACCGGCTGCTTCGCCAAATGCAATAACACATGAGAACGCACACCAAGTCCAAGCAAAGCTTATTGTAGAAGGAGCAAATGGTCCTCTTACAGCAGAAGCAGATGAAATTATTCATAATCATAAAAATATTATGGTAATACCTGATATCTTAGCAAATGCTGGAGGGGTAGTAGTATCTTATTTTGAATGGGTACAAAATAGGCAAGGTACTAAATGGCCTATAGAAAAAGTTTACCAAAAAGCTGATTATATAATACAGGATGCTTACAATAGGGTATATGAGGCTTCTAAAAAGTATCAGACCTCTATGCGAAAAGCAGCGTATATAGTTGCCGTTAACAAGGTCGCACAAGCTTATCAGTTGCGTTCCACACTTAAAAAATAA
- a CDS encoding phosphatidylserine decarboxylase family protein: MLRIHKEGKIIIRNSLFILLLLNLALIGGVRMSKSVTTALGISSTLLGLWILYFFRNPTRLINKQEELILSPADGKVVAIKQIYEDEYFKEERIQISIFMSPFNVHVNRSPISGVLEYFKYHPGKYLVAFHPKSSTKNERTTAVVKRIDGIEVLFRQIAGFVARRIKFYPKVGDEVHQGDEVGFIKFGSRLDIFLPLNADIQVNLKEHVRGGKSIIAKIASEEEE, encoded by the coding sequence ATGTTGCGTATTCATAAAGAAGGAAAAATAATAATTCGTAATAGCTTATTCATTTTGTTATTGCTTAATCTTGCACTTATAGGCGGGGTACGTATGAGTAAGTCGGTTACCACAGCTTTAGGAATAAGTTCTACTTTGCTAGGGCTTTGGATACTCTATTTTTTTCGTAATCCAACCAGGTTAATAAACAAGCAAGAGGAGCTTATATTATCACCTGCAGATGGTAAAGTAGTAGCTATCAAGCAGATCTATGAAGACGAGTATTTTAAAGAAGAACGTATACAGATAAGTATTTTCATGTCACCTTTTAACGTGCATGTAAATCGTAGCCCTATTTCTGGTGTGTTAGAATATTTTAAATACCATCCTGGAAAATATTTGGTTGCTTTTCATCCTAAGTCTAGTACTAAAAATGAACGTACTACTGCAGTAGTAAAACGTATAGATGGCATAGAAGTACTCTTCCGGCAAATAGCTGGCTTTGTAGCTAGAAGGATTAAGTTTTATCCTAAAGTAGGTGATGAAGTCCATCAAGGAGATGAGGTAGGGTTTATTAAGTTTGGGTCTAGGTTAGATATTTTTCTTCCACTAAATGCAGATATACAGGTAAACTTAAAAGAACATGTGCGAGGTGGTAAATCAATAATAGCTAAGATTGCTAGTGAAGAAGAGGAATAA
- a CDS encoding N-acetylmuramoyl-L-alanine amidase: MNKLIWKFSLLQLLLISCGTPKPIEEVVVQAFDKKTGIMVHSKEVADLDVYQVLEFPEEEKNRNHYGDRGTEDIAYLVMHYTVCNFPATMRLFTSDIPEGRVSAHYVVTEEERERDVQGGMVFQVVPEEKTAWHAGISYWRGEQGLNLRSIGVENVNKGFVGKESEYPNWFTFDKKQIRSLGTLSQYIVNSYNIAPQNVVGHADIAPTRKQDPGILFPWEKLYTHYGVGAWLTEDERDEKAIAERFTPKEKLPQGISEAFLLTCLQAYGYNCTEVGYMTPENTSIVKAFKAHFSRNQYPYTYDASIDRTDMLWVWGLSEKYK; the protein is encoded by the coding sequence ATGAATAAATTGATATGGAAGTTTAGCTTATTACAACTCTTGCTAATAAGTTGTGGTACTCCAAAACCAATAGAAGAAGTTGTTGTGCAGGCCTTTGACAAGAAGACGGGCATAATGGTTCACTCTAAAGAAGTTGCTGACTTAGATGTTTACCAAGTTTTAGAATTTCCTGAAGAAGAGAAGAATCGTAATCATTATGGTGATCGTGGTACAGAAGATATAGCATATCTTGTAATGCATTATACTGTTTGTAATTTTCCAGCGACTATGCGTCTTTTTACATCGGATATTCCTGAGGGTAGAGTAAGTGCACATTATGTGGTTACAGAAGAAGAGAGAGAAAGAGATGTTCAGGGAGGCATGGTTTTTCAAGTAGTTCCAGAAGAAAAAACAGCTTGGCATGCAGGTATTAGCTATTGGAGAGGAGAACAAGGCCTTAACTTAAGATCTATTGGAGTTGAAAATGTTAATAAAGGTTTTGTTGGTAAGGAATCAGAGTATCCTAACTGGTTTACTTTTGATAAAAAACAGATAAGATCTTTAGGCACCTTGAGCCAATATATTGTAAATAGTTATAATATAGCTCCGCAAAATGTAGTAGGGCATGCGGATATTGCTCCTACAAGAAAACAAGACCCTGGTATCCTTTTTCCTTGGGAAAAGCTATACACACATTATGGAGTAGGCGCATGGCTTACAGAAGATGAAAGAGATGAAAAGGCTATAGCAGAAAGATTTACTCCTAAAGAGAAACTACCACAAGGTATTAGCGAAGCTTTTCTTTTAACGTGTTTGCAAGCTTACGGATATAATTGTACTGAAGTAGGTTATATGACACCAGAAAATACTTCAATTGTTAAAGCTTTTAAAGCACATTTTTCTAGAAATCAGTATCCCTACACTTATGATGCTAGCATTGATAGAACAGATATGCTATGGGTATGGGGATTAAGTGAAAAGTATAAATAG
- a CDS encoding IS1-like element ISCaa4 family transposase (programmed frameshift) translates to MNCPRCNNTQSCKDGIVRGRQRYQCKSCRFPYTVSHKSDVKPLSTKRKALQLYLEGLGFRAIGRILNISYGTVYQWVKACGDQVSLPERQDQVDIVEMDEIHTYVGFKKVYCWIWIAVDRLSKRFISYVCGDRSTQTGLKLWGRVKDIGKLYCSDYWKSYQQFIPKDKHRQSKSETYTVEGYNSLIRHYLARFKRKGKCYSKQVHMIEKSLNLLMAKLNNQLPILI, encoded by the exons ATGAATTGTCCTCGATGTAATAATACTCAAAGCTGTAAAGATGGAATTGTTAGAGGTAGACAGCGCTACCAGTGTAAAAGTTGCCGTTTCCCTTACACAGTTAGTCACAAATCAGATGTTAAACCTCTATCTACTAAGCGAAAAGCGTTGCAATTATACTTAGAAGGATTAGGATTTCGAGCTATAGGCCGTATACTCAACATAAGCTATGGAACAGTCTATCAATGGGTAAAAGCATGTGGAGATCAAGTAAGTTTACCAGAAAGACAAGATCAAGTAGATATAGTCGAGATGGATGAAATACACACATATGTGGGTT TCAAAAAAGTCTACTGCTGGATATGGATAGCTGTTGATAGATTGAGCAAGCGTTTTATATCATATGTGTGTGGAGATCGCTCGACACAAACCGGATTGAAGTTATGGGGGCGCGTCAAGGATATAGGCAAGCTGTATTGTAGTGATTATTGGAAAAGCTACCAGCAGTTTATTCCAAAAGATAAACACCGACAAAGCAAATCAGAAACTTATACAGTGGAAGGATATAATAGCTTAATTAGGCACTATTTAGCAAGATTTAAGCGTAAAGGAAAATGCTATAGCAAACAGGTGCACATGATAGAAAAATCGCTCAACCTGCTAATGGCCAAGCTAAATAATCAGCTGCCTATCTTAATTTAA
- a CDS encoding DUF6048 family protein — protein sequence MLRYNINILLVIGLLSIGSTSSAKIKDILPTGLQVGFDVTRPLYYIWYEKTGAQYEFNASLDLNRILLEGEYGLGTIARKNPPSKLQAISSNIGQYFRIGFNYNFISNSVDHNAAFLGLRYSQAHCRDELYGKLTQEKGKNTKDEEVKFWGDIYKDKVDETSKLKAHWFEIVAGVRVKVWEWIYIGCTARYKFAKKISTITSHNPFDIIGWGLNDEDVFGVNYYISMRIPLQADKTKEDIRKVEENKLLY from the coding sequence ATGTTGAGATACAATATTAACATATTATTAGTAATAGGTTTGCTAAGTATAGGTTCTACTAGCTCTGCAAAAATAAAGGATATATTGCCTACTGGTTTACAAGTAGGTTTTGATGTAACGCGCCCTCTTTACTATATCTGGTATGAAAAAACAGGAGCACAATACGAATTCAATGCTAGTTTAGATCTTAACAGAATTCTTTTAGAAGGAGAATATGGCTTAGGTACTATTGCTAGAAAAAATCCACCCTCAAAACTTCAAGCTATTTCATCCAATATAGGTCAATATTTCCGTATAGGATTTAACTATAATTTTATAAGCAATAGTGTAGACCATAATGCTGCCTTTTTAGGACTCAGGTATAGTCAAGCTCATTGTAGAGATGAATTATATGGTAAGCTGACACAAGAGAAAGGAAAAAACACAAAGGATGAAGAAGTTAAATTTTGGGGAGATATTTATAAAGATAAGGTAGATGAAACTAGTAAACTTAAAGCCCATTGGTTTGAAATAGTGGCAGGTGTTCGTGTCAAAGTATGGGAATGGATTTATATAGGTTGTACTGCCCGTTATAAGTTCGCTAAAAAGATCAGTACCATTACTTCACATAATCCTTTTGATATTATAGGCTGGGGTTTGAATGATGAAGATGTCTTTGGAGTCAACTATTATATTAGTATGAGAATTCCGCTTCAAGCAGATAAAACTAAAGAAGATATACGCAAAGTAGAAGAGAACAAACTTTTGTATTAA
- a CDS encoding AMP-binding protein, which yields MQMYPWLQHYPSSVPFQINPDRYESLVVFLEEALEKYKNLPMVENMGKVLTYAEINRLTQNFAAYLQNCTNLKPGDHIAIQLPNLLQYPIAMLGALRAGMVVVNVNPLYTAYELEQQIKNATTKGIIILSNFAHNLASIVQHTPVKTVIVTEVGDLLGKVKGFFTNFTVKHIKKLVPDYKLPQSLQVTSFNKALHLGSKVSFNRVTPSATQPAFLQYTGGTTGISKGVVLTHRHMIANMEQMFTFMRLKLDEGKEVMITALPLYHIFALTVNLLAPIHLGAKNILITNPRNIKNFIKELRKHRFTCLTGVNTLFNALLAHPTFSSIDFSSLKVSIAGGVALQDSVADRWEKLTGIPIIEGYGLTEASPCLTCNLPNGSQRKGTVGVPLPSTLIKIVDENNKEVEPGQPGHLLAKGPQIMESYWNNPEETEQAFHEGWLQTGDIATMTPDGYVKILDRKKEMINVSGFNVYPNEIENIALMCPKVLEAAAVGTWEEGGKEVVKLFVVKKDPSLTVEELINYCRLRLTNYKVPRYIEFRDMLPKSNVGKILRRVLQEEEKQKQLLE from the coding sequence ATGCAAATGTATCCCTGGCTACAACACTATCCATCTTCCGTACCTTTTCAGATTAATCCAGATCGTTACGAATCCTTGGTCGTATTTTTAGAAGAAGCTTTAGAAAAATATAAAAACTTACCCATGGTAGAAAATATGGGCAAAGTTTTAACATATGCAGAAATAAACCGATTAACCCAAAATTTTGCAGCTTATCTACAAAATTGCACCAACCTAAAACCTGGAGACCATATAGCTATTCAATTGCCTAACTTACTACAATATCCTATAGCTATGCTTGGTGCACTACGTGCTGGTATGGTAGTAGTCAATGTTAATCCTTTATATACTGCTTATGAATTAGAACAACAAATTAAAAATGCAACTACCAAAGGAATTATCATATTATCTAATTTTGCCCATAATTTAGCTTCTATTGTACAACACACTCCTGTTAAAACAGTAATTGTTACTGAAGTAGGAGACTTACTTGGTAAGGTCAAAGGGTTTTTTACCAACTTTACTGTTAAACATATTAAAAAATTAGTACCAGATTATAAACTTCCTCAATCACTGCAAGTCACAAGCTTTAATAAAGCATTACACTTAGGATCAAAAGTATCATTTAACCGGGTAACACCATCTGCAACACAACCTGCATTTCTCCAATATACAGGTGGCACAACGGGCATTTCTAAAGGAGTGGTATTAACTCATAGACACATGATAGCCAACATGGAGCAGATGTTTACTTTCATGCGACTTAAGCTCGATGAAGGAAAAGAAGTCATGATTACTGCCCTTCCACTTTACCATATTTTTGCCTTAACTGTAAACCTACTAGCACCTATTCATCTAGGTGCTAAAAATATTCTTATTACTAATCCTAGGAACATTAAGAATTTTATTAAAGAACTACGCAAGCATCGATTTACCTGCCTTACAGGGGTTAATACATTATTTAATGCCTTATTAGCACATCCTACTTTCTCTTCTATTGATTTTTCTAGCTTAAAGGTAAGCATTGCAGGGGGCGTAGCCTTACAAGATTCAGTAGCAGACAGATGGGAAAAACTAACAGGAATCCCAATTATAGAGGGTTATGGACTTACAGAAGCATCACCATGTCTCACCTGCAATTTACCGAATGGCAGTCAACGTAAAGGAACAGTAGGAGTGCCGCTACCTAGCACCCTTATCAAAATAGTAGATGAGAACAATAAAGAAGTAGAGCCTGGACAGCCTGGTCATTTGCTTGCAAAAGGGCCACAAATTATGGAGTCTTATTGGAACAATCCAGAGGAAACAGAGCAAGCATTCCACGAAGGTTGGTTACAAACAGGCGACATAGCTACAATGACTCCTGATGGATATGTCAAAATATTGGACAGAAAAAAGGAAATGATTAACGTATCTGGGTTTAACGTATACCCTAATGAAATAGAAAATATAGCCCTTATGTGTCCTAAAGTATTAGAAGCTGCTGCTGTTGGAACGTGGGAAGAAGGTGGTAAAGAAGTAGTCAAGCTTTTTGTAGTTAAAAAAGATCCATCGCTAACTGTAGAGGAGTTAATAAACTATTGTAGGTTACGTTTAACAAATTATAAAGTGCCTCGTTATATTGAATTTAGAGATATGTTACCCAAATCTAATGTAGGCAAAATTTTAAGAAGGGTATTACAAGAAGAAGAAAAGCAAAAGCAGTTACTAGAATAA